DNA sequence from the Halichoerus grypus chromosome 8, mHalGry1.hap1.1, whole genome shotgun sequence genome:
gggggcgagggcCCCACCTAGGAGGTAAGGGGCAGGGGGAAGCGCTGTATCTGGGCGCTGAAGCCGCCCTACGCAGACAGCGGACGCAGGaggcacccccaacccccactccgaAGTGTCTGCGTCACCCAGCACCTGACAGAGTCTCCGCAGGGAAGGGGAcgagaaagacagaaaacaagcaGCTCCAGCTCCCaagaggagggtggaggagagaagCCAGCGACACCCGTCGCCCACTGCTAAGATCCCAGGAGGCCTGGGCCTCCACCCGCTGAGTCCCTTTCACGTACCTGCACGGTCAAGGTCACCTGCGAGGAGGCCCTGGAGGAACCAAACCTATCCGCGGAACGcggcccctccctcttcctcggcGGCGGCGAAGGCGTGGGGGAGGGccaaagggagggggaagggggacccgcgggaagggaggggaggggaggggaggggaggggggcacgcACCAGATGCCGCGGGCGTCCGGCCAGTCACGGGCCATGCCCGAGGCCAGCAGCAAGGGCGACACGGGCTTATCGAAGAGGAAGTGGTCGTCGATGAGCTGCTGCTGCTCGGCCTCCGTCATGCTCTTGAGAGCGTAGTAGCGGCCGGCCAGGTCGCCGTCCAGGCTCGACAGAGCTGCAGAGGGGCACGCTCAGGGGGATGCACAGGAGCCCCTGCCCCCACGCCCGCCCAGCTTTGTCGGAGCGCGGTCCAGGCGGCGGTCCGGGGCAGCGACCCCAGCCGGGCCGGCCCTCGCTGGGCCCCAGGCCGCCGTAGGCACGGGGCTGGGCCTCCGTCCGTCCCCTCCCCGGGAAACCGGACACGGCGCGCAGATAAGAGCATGGCAGCGGCGGCTCGGGTGACGGGGGTGACGGATAAACAACAAGCCGGACGGGGACGGGAGGATGGGCGAGGGAGGGGCAACCCGCCGGCCCGACCCCTACCTTCCACCGCGAGCTTCTCGATGGCGCGGCGCTCCCCACGGCTGCAGTGCGGGGGGAGGCAAAAGCCGCGGATGCTGCGACCCGTGCGCACCCGCGAGCTCAGCACGTAGTTGGGATCCAGATCGTCGCCGCCCTGGGGGCGCAGCGGGGGTGAGCGCCGAGagacccctccccagcccgcccCGCCACCCGGGGCCGCCCCGCACCTGCAAGCTGTCTGGGTTGAGGTCGGTCTTGTGCTCGTCGCTGGGCTTGTAGCCGCCGTGCCGGTCCTCGATGATGGGGTCAAAGAGCTCCTTGAACACGTCATACGACTCCTCGTCGCCTGCCACGCAGCCCACGGTCATGATGTAGGGGTGGCCTGGGGGGACGCGGAATGGGGGCAGTGACGTCACTGGCAGGCCTAAGCGAGCCCCTCAGGAGTCTGCGGCTCCGCCCGGGAAGGGGGACGCCGGAACCCTGGCCTGAGCGGGGTTCTGGGGGAGGCGCTGGACCCTAGCCCCAGGGGATGTCTTGCGGATCAGGAACCCGCACCCAGACCCCAGGACCAGGGTGCGCGTACCCGGGTTGTCCACGCCGGTCTGGATGACGTCGTCCAGCGTGAAGCCGCTTGGCGTGCTCTTGGCGCGCAGCTCCGCGTACAGCTCGGGGGTCAGCACCTTGGCCATGTGGTTGTTGTGGCCGCTGAGGTCGGGGAACTCGTCCTCGGCCGGGAAGCGCAGCTTCAACGTGTTGTGGCTGTTGGAGAAGGGCATGGCGGCGGCGGGCGGCAGGCTGCGGGGAGATTCGGGGGTCAGGGAGGACCCGGCTTACCGGGCCCCCAGGGACGTGCACGCCACCCAGGGCCTCGCTGCCCCGGCTCCTGGTCACCCTGGGACGCGGCCAAGGTCAGCGGGGTCCGCAGCGCGCGCGGGGCGCTCCCGCACCgcccaggaccccaggcccaGCCGGCGCGCGCTCCAGGCGGCGGACCCCGGCGTGCGTGACTCCGCGGCCCACAAGCCCCTTCGTGCGCAGCGCCCCCGCCCCAGCGCCGAGGCGGCCGCTGCCGGCCCTCCGGCCCACTCACCGGGTGGCCGGGCGGGGCAGGGGCACTCGGTCCGTCGGCAGCTACGGGCGCGGCGCAGGCGAACAGCGGCGGCTCCGCGCTCCCGCGGCTCTTAAGGGGCGCGACGCGGGCCGCCCATTGGCCAGTATTTATAGCCCATTCATTCCATTGGCCCGCGCTGCGGGGTGGTGCCGCCGCTTTGTCCGCCACCCGCAGCCCCTGACAACCCCCCCCAAGGCCGCCCACCTCTGCTGTCCCCTCGCCGGGACCCCGCGCAGCCCGCCTACCCCGCCCGGCGCCTGCCCAGGACCCCGCAGCCGAACCCTCAGGCCCTTGGACGTCCTCGAAGTTCCCTCCCACGCTGCTTCTGGgcgggaaactgaggcaggagagcCGCTGGGCACTTGAAGACTCTCAGGCTCATCTGCAGTCGGGC
Encoded proteins:
- the CKB gene encoding creatine kinase B-type, coding for MPFSNSHNTLKLRFPAEDEFPDLSGHNNHMAKVLTPELYAELRAKSTPSGFTLDDVIQTGVDNPGHPYIMTVGCVAGDEESYDVFKELFDPIIEDRHGGYKPSDEHKTDLNPDSLQGGDDLDPNYVLSSRVRTGRSIRGFCLPPHCSRGERRAIEKLAVEALSSLDGDLAGRYYALKSMTEAEQQQLIDDHFLFDKPVSPLLLASGMARDWPDARGIWHNDNKTFLVWINEEDHLRVISMQKGGNMKEVFTRFCNGLTQIETLFKSKNYEFMWNPHLGYILTCPSNLGTGLRAGVHIKLPHLGKHEKFPEVLKRLRLQKRGTGGVDTAAVGGVFDVSNADRLGFSEVELVQMVVDGVKLLIEMEQRLEQGQAIDDLVPAQK